A single genomic interval of Daucus carota subsp. sativus chromosome 1, DH1 v3.0, whole genome shotgun sequence harbors:
- the LOC108215427 gene encoding LRR receptor-like serine/threonine-protein kinase RGI5 codes for MEKNKATLDLVSSLFLVYSCFLVVFTRPELVTSLSSDGQALLSLVSTADHYAKSSSSVLSTWTPSSQTPCSWQGITCSPQDRVISVSIPNTFLNLSGLPLELSSLSSLQLLNLSSTNISGHIPSYFGSFSHLHLLDLSSNSLSGSIPPELGQLSSLQFLFLNTNQLTDSIPPQIGNLSSLQVFCVQDNLLNGSIPSQLGSLSSLQQFRIGGNPYLSGAIPLQLGLLTNLTTFGAAATGLSGVIPPTFGNLINLQTLAIYDTEISGRIPPELGLCSELRNLYLHMNKLTGSMPQQLGKLQKLTSLLLWGNSLSGPIPGEISNCSSLVVFDVSANELSGVIPGDLGKLVLLEELHLSDNFLTGSIPWQLSNCTSLTALQLDKNQLSGPIPSQIGNLKFLQSFFLWGNLVSGTIPASFGNCTELYSVDLSKNKLTGSIPEELFGLKKLSKLLLLGNSLSGGLPPSVANCQSLVRLRLGENQLSGHIPKELGQLQNLVFLDLYANHFSGGLPAEIANITVLELFDVHNNHISGDIPSRLGELVNLEQLDLSRNGFTGEIPWSFGNFSYLNKMILNNNLLTGSIPKSIRNLQKLTLLDLSFNSLSGAIPDEIGDVTSLTISLDLSSNGFTGEIPETMSDLTQLQALDLSHNMLHGKIAILGSLTSLTSLNISYNNFSGPIPVTPFFKTLSSDSFLENEDLCQSVNGYTCSSHQFRKNRLKSAKTVALVAVILTSVTIAVVAFWIFVSRNHRYMADKSSCTLASSSGREDFSYPWTFIPFQKLNFTIDNILDCLKDENVIGKGCSGVVYKAEMPNGELIAVKKLWKTKGDEEAAIDSFAAEIQILGHIRHRNIVKLLGYCSNKSVKLLLYNYISNGNLQQLLQSNRNLDWETRYKVAVGAAQGLAYLHHDCVPTILHRDVKCNNILLDSRFETYLADFGLARLMNSPTYHQAMSRVAGSYGYIAPEYGYTMNITEKSDVYSYGVVLLEILSGRSAVESRVGDGSHIVDWVKKKMGSFEPAVTILDSKLRGLPDQMVQEMLQTLGIAMFCVNSSPAERPTMKEVVALLMEVKSTPEEWAKTSQPLIKQSTSQS; via the exons ATGGAGAAAAATAAAGCAACCCTTGATTTAGTCTCTTCACTTTTCTTGGTTTATTCTTGTTTTTTGGTAGTTTTTACAAGGCCAGAACTTGTGACATCTCTCTCTAGTGATGGCCAAGCTCTGCTCTCTCTGGTCTCTACTGCAGACCATTATGCAAAATCTTCATCTTCTGTTTTGTCTACTTGGACCCCTTCAAGCCAAACTCCATGTTCTTGGCAAGGTATTACTTGTTCTCCACAAGACAGGGTTATTTCTGTTTCTATACCAAACActtttctcaatctctctgGTTTGCCTTTAGAGCTTTCTTCACTGTCATCTCTGCAGCTTCTTAATCTCTCTTCTACTAATATTTCTGGTCATATTCCATCTTATTTTGGCTCATTTAGTCATCTGCATCTTTTGGACTTGTCTTCGAATTCGTTGTCAGGGTCAATCCCTCCTGAACTAGGCCAGCTCAGTTCACTGCAGTTTCTGTTCTTGAATACTAATCAACTCACAGATTCTATACCTCCACAAATTGGGAATCTTTCATCTTTGCAAGTGTTTTGTGTTCAAGATAATCTACTTAATGGGTCGATTCCGTCGCAGTTAGGCTCATTAAGTTCCTTACAACAGTTTAGGATTGGGGGTAATCCATATTTGAGTGGAGCAATACCTCTGCAGTTGGGATTACTCACTAATCTCACAACATTTGGCGCGGCAGCTACTGGACTATCTGGTGTCATACCGCCTACATTTGGAAACTTGATCAATCTCCAAACTTTGGCAATTTACGACACTGAAATATCTGGGAGAATCCCTCCTGAACTTGGGCTGTGTTCAGAGCTGAGGAATTTGTATTTGCATATGAACAAGCTCACTGGTTCAATGCCTCAACAGTTGGGCAAGTTACAGAAACTTACTAGCTTGCTCCTGTGGGGAAACTCTCTTAGTGGACCTATCCCGGGTGAAATATCAAATTGTTCATCCCTAGTAGTGTTTGATGTTTCTGCAAATGAGTTAAGCGGTGTAATTCCAGGTGATTTGGGGAAGCTAGTACTTCTTGAAGAGCTGCATTTGTCTGATAATTTTCTTACAGGGTCTATTCCATGGCAGTTGAGTAACTGCACTAGTCTTACAGCTCTTCAGCTTGACAAGAATCAACTTTCAGGTCCAATTCCATCACAAATtggaaatctgaaattcttgcaGAGTTTCTTTCTTTGGGGGAATTTGGTCTCTGGAACTATACCAGCTTCTTTTGGGAACTGCACTGAACTATATTCAGTCGATCTTTCTAAGAACAAACTCACTGGCAGTATACCTGAGGAGTTATTTGGTTTGAAAAAACTGAGCAAGCTACTATTACTGGGGAATTCTTTGTCGGGAGGGCTGCCTCCAAGTGTTGCTAATTGCCAGTCTTTAGTGAGATTAAGACTTGGGGAGAACCAGCTCTCAGGACACATTCCAAAGGAGTTGGGCCAATTGCAAAATCTTGTGTTTCTTGATCTATATGCAAATCATTTCTCTGGTGGTTTGCCTGCGGAGATTGCTAATATAACGGTTCTTGAGCTTTTTGATGTGCACAATAACCATATCAGTGGTGATATACCATCTCGGTTGGGGGAGCTTGTGAATTTAGAGCAGCTTGATCTCAGCAGGAACGGTTTTACTGGAGAAATTCCTTGGAGTTTTGGGAACTTCAGTtacttaaataaaatgattctcaACAACAATTTGCTTACTGGTTCAATACCAAAGTCCATTAGGAATCTTCAGAAACTAACTCTACTTGATTTGAGCTTCAATAGTCTTTCTGGTGCAATCCCAGATGAGATTGGTGATGTTACAAGCTTAACCATTAGTCTAGACTTGAGCTCAAATGGATTTACAGGTGAGATCCCTGAGACTATGTCTGATTTGACACAATTGCAAGCCCTCGATCTTTCGCACAACATGCTCCACGGAAAGATTGCAATTTTAGGTTCCCTCACAAGCCTTACTTCTTTAAATATTTCATACAATAATTTTTCAGGTCCTATACCCGTGACACCTTTTTTCAAAACATTATCTTCCGACTCATTCCTTGAAAATGAAGATCTTTGCCAATCTGTTAACGGTTATACTTGCTCCTCACATCAGTTTCGCAAGAACAGATTAAAATCTGCCAAGACTGTAGCTTTGGTAGCTGTTATTTTAACTTCTGTGACAATAGCAGTTGTTGCCTTCTGGATTTTCGTATCAAGGAATCACAGGTATATGGCAGACAAATCATCTTGCACATTAGCCTCTTCATCGGGCCGAGAAGATTTTTCTTATCCCTGGAcattcattccatttcaaaaGCTAAATTTCACTATCGACAACATCCTAGATTGCCTCAAAGATGAAAATGTGATCGGGAAAGGCTGTTCTGGAGTTGTTTACAAGGCAGAAATGCCCAATGGAGAGTTGATAGCAGTAAAGAAGCTTTGGAAAACAAAGGGAGATGAAGAGGCAGCTATAGACTCTTTTGCTGCAGAAATTCAAATCCTTGGGCACATTCGGCATAGGAACATAGTAAAGCTTTTAGGGTACTGTTCCAATAAGAGTGTCAAACTCTTGCTCTACAACTATATCTCGAATGGGAATCTCCAACAACTTCTGCAGAGCAACAGAAATCTGGATTGGGAGACGAGGTATAAAGTTGCAGTTGGAGCAGCCCAGGGTCTTGCTTATCTTCATCATGACTGTGTTCCAACAATTCTACACAGAGATGTGAAATGCAATAACATTCTACTGGACTCTAGGTTTGAAACTTATCTGGCTGATTTCGGACTGGCGAGGCTGATGAATTCTCCAACTTACCATCAAGCAATGTCCAGGGTAGCTGGTTCGTATGGATACATTGCCCCAG AATATGGATACACCATGAACATAACAGAAAAGAGCGATGTCTATAGTTATGGAGTGGTTTTGCTAGAGATCCTAAGTGGGCGCAGCGCTGTTGAATCCCGAGTTGGTGATGGATCACACATAGTTGATTGGGTGAAGAAGAAAATGGGAAGCTTCGAACCAGCTGTTACAATTCTGGACTCAAAGCTCAGGGGACTACCTGATCAGATGGTACAAGAAATGCTCCAAACACTCGGAATAGCCATGTTCTGCGTAAACTCATCACCAGCTGAACGGCCGACCATGAAAGAAGTGGTTGCATTGCTAATGGAAGTTAAGAGTACTCCCGAGGAATGGGCGAAAACTTCTCAGCCTTTAATCAAACAATCCACAAGTCAGAGCTGA